CGGCTGGCCGACATTCTCGCCACTCCGGAGCCCGTGCTCGACATCACGCTCGACCGCGAACTGCCGGCCGACATCGCGACACGGCATGCGGCCAGTGCCAGCGGCGAACTGAAATATGCCCTCAAACTGGCGTCGACCGCTGAGCTGCCGCGCCTGCTCGACGAACTCGCCGCTGCCGGCTGTGGCGTGCGCCAGTTGCGCTTCGGCCAGCACGACCTGGAACAGGTCTTCATGCGCCTGACCAATCGTTCGCTGCGGGACTAGACCATGTCAGCCCGTCTGCTCGCCCTCTGGCTCAAGGAATCCATCGCCCTGCTGCGCGACCGGCATGGCCTGCTCGCGCTGTTCATCATGCCGACCATTTTCATCCTGGTCATGACCCTGGCCCTGCGCGACAGCTTCACGCCAGGTGCCCGCATCGACGCCAGCTACGCGCTCGTCGACCTCGATCAAAGCGCCAGTTCGGCAGCCTTGAGCAAGCGCTTGAGCAAGGCTGCCTCGTTCAACCGCATCGACCACGCCGGTAATCTTGACGCCGCGCGCACCGCCGTACTGGCCGGCCGGCTCAATCTTGCCCTCGTCGTCCCGCCCGGCTTTGGCGAACGCCTGCTGACACCTGGTGGCGCCGACGGCCAGCCGGCCGAACCACTGATTTTGCTGCTCGATCCGGCGCTGTCGCCCGCCCTGCAACTCGCCTTCCGCAATCAGGTCATGGCGGCGCTGGGTGGTGTCCGGGCCGACGAGCTGACCCACAAGGCCGGCAAATTGTTCGGCCTGCCGGTCGCGCCCGGCGCCAGCGCCGACAAGGACTGGCCGGACGAGATCCGCAGCGAAGCGGTGCGCCGTGACAGCAATGCCAGCCTGCCTTCCTCGGTGCAGCAGAATGTGCCGGCCTGGCTGATCTTTGCGATGTTCTTCGTGGTCATCCCGATTTCCTCGATTTTCATCATCGAGCGCCAGCACGGCACGCTGCAGCGCCTGCGCGCCATGGGTCTGCCTTTCCGCCTGGTGCTGGCGGGCAAGCTGCTGCCTTTCTTCGTCGTCAACCAGGTGCAGGCCCTGCTCATGGTGCTGGTCGGCATGTACCTGGTGCCGCTGTTTGGTAGCGAGGCGCTGCAACTGCCGGCCACGCCGGCCCTGTTGCTTGCCTGGTGGGCCGTTTCGGCCGCCGTCAGCCTGGCCGCCGTGGCCTGGGCGCTGCTCATCGCCAGCCTGGCCAAAACCTCGGAACAGGCAACCATCGTCGGCGGCGTCGGCAACATACTGATGGGCGCCATCGGCGGCATCATGGTGCCGAAATTCATCATGCCTGCCGCCATGCAGCAACTTGCCGCGCTGTCGCCGATGGCCTGGGCGCTGGAAGGTTTCCACACGGTGATGCTGCGCCACGGCGGCCTCTCCGACGTCTTGCCCAGCATCGTCCAGTTGCTGGCCTTTTCCCTCCTGTCGCTGGTTGCCGCCGTCTGGCTGAACCGGCGCGCCCTAGCCGCCCGCTCATGAACGCCGCCCTCTGCCACGAACTCAAAGCCCTGATCATCGAAGCCTGCGACAAGGACTGCGCACCCGAGGCGATCAGCGACGACGAACTGCTGTTCGGGCCGGAGGCACCGCTGCAGCTCGATTCGCTCGATGCGCTGCAGGTCTCGATGGCGATCAAGAAGAAATACGGCCTGCGCCTGCCCGACAGCAAGGAAACCCGGCGCATCCTGTCCAGCGTCGCCAACCTCGCCGAACATCTCGACGCCTGGCGGGCCAGCCGCGCATGAGCCGTCCCGTATTCATCGCCGGCCGCGCCCTTCTCTGCGCTGCCGGCAATTCGCCGCCGGCAGTCGCCTCGACGCTGTGGGCCGGCGAATGCGCGCCGGGTCGCCGCCGGCTCGGCGAACGCGAGTTTCCCTATTTCGCGCTGAACTTGCCGGAAAGCGCCTGGCAGGCCCGCGCCGAACAAGCAATGCATGCCCTGGCAGCCCAACTTGGCCCGCTCGACGAAAAAACGCCACTCTTCATCGCCTCCTCGTCCTTCCAGATGGGCCAATTCGAGGCAGCCGGTTCGCCTTTCGAACTGCCGCCCGCCTGCGCCGCCTTCAGCCGGCAACTGGCCGACTGGCTGGGCCTGAACGGTTCCTGCTACAGCTTTTCGACCGCCTGCACTTCGGGCTTCTCGGCGCTCGATGCGGCGCGCAGCCTGATCGCCGCCGGCCTGATCGACGACGCCGTCGTGCTCGGCGTCGAACTCGCCAACAATTCGACCCTGGCCGGCTTTGCCGCAATGGAACTGCTCTCGCGCAGCACCGCCCGGCCCTTCGACGTCCGCCGCGATGGCCTGGTGCTCGGTGAAGCCGTCGCCGCCGTGCGCCTGAGCGCCCAACCCGCCACCTGGCGCATCGCCGGGCTGCGCACCGGCCTCGACGCCTATTCGACGACCGGCCCCGACCCGGATGGCGGCCCGATTGCCGCCCTGACGGTCGACTGCCTGCAGGAAGCAAAAATGCCGGCCGGCGACATCGAGCTGGTCAAGCTGCAGGCGGCCGGCTCGCCCGGCACCGATCTCGCCGAGGCCAACGCGCTGCGCCGGGTTTTCCGCGAACGCATGCCGCCGCTCCTCTCACTCAAGCCCTATCTCGGCCATACCCTGGGCGCCAGCGGCATCGCCGAACTGGTTGCCCTGCTTGCCTGCCTCGATGCCGAGCAGATCCCGGCCACCGCGGGGTTTGCCGAATCCGACCCGGAAATCGCCCTGAAACCGACCGTCGTGCGCAGCAATACCTATATCGAGCGCGCCCTGCTGCAACTGATCGGTTTCGGCGGCGGCTTGGCCAGCCTGATCGTCGAGCGTCGCCAATGACTTATCTCGACACCGTCATCACCCAGGAATTTACAGCGGCTGAACTGCCCGCCGCCGTGCGCGCCGCGCTCGGCAAACCGCTGCGCCGTGCCGCCACGCTGACCCAGCTCGCCGTGGTCGGTGCCCTGGCCTGCCTGCCGGCCGAGCGCCGGACTTTGCCGACCGCTCTGCTCTGGCAGACGCGCAGCGGTCCACGCACCGAAACGCTAGCTTTGCTCGAAGAAGTCTGCAATGGCGGGGCCGAGCCCATGCCCTACGACTTTCTCGCCACCCAGCCGGCGATTGCCGCAGCGCAACTCAAGCCATTCCTGCCCGGCCTGCACTCGGCAACCTGCCTGCCGCTGGCTGACGAGTCGACGGCCAACTGGTCACTGCTGCTCAGTCTTGCCGATCACTGGCTGCAGACCGGGCGCTACGCCCAGGTGCTGTGCGCCCGGCTCGACCACACCGACGACCAGTCCAGCGGCCAGTGGCTGGCCCTGAGCGCCACCCCCCTTGAAAATTCGCTGGCCAGTCTCCACCTGTCGGAAGTCACACCTGTCGAAGCGCTTGCCGACGATAAGGATTTCCCGGCCCGACTCGGCCAGTGGCTTGCCGCCGGGAGTATCGGCCACCTGTATTTGCAATCCGCCGCCGGCCGGAAGCTGGCGGTAGAATTCGCCCGCATCTAAATTTCACCGAGAACACCATGTCCCAATATTCCTTTGACGTCTCCCTCGCCGAATTCGAAACCCAGGTCCTGCTGCCGGCCCAGGAAGTGCCGGTCGTCGTCGATTTCTGGGCACCGTGGTGCGAGCCCTGCAAGGTGCTGAAGCCGCTGCTCGAAAAGCTCGCCGAGGAATACGCCGGTCGCTTCCTGCTCGCCAAGGTCAATGCCGACGAGAACCCGGAGCTGTCGCAGCATTTCGGCGTGCGCAGCATCCCGACCGTCAAGGTCCTGTTCCAGGGCCAGCTCGTCGATGAATTCTCGGGCGCCCTGCCGGAAAGCCAGATCCGCGAATTCCTCGACCGCTTCGCGCTGCCCGCCGTCGGCGGCGCCAACCTGCGCGAGGAAGCCGCCGCGCTGGTCGGCGAAGGCAAGTTCGAGGAAGCGCTCGCCAAGCTGGTCGAAGCCAGCCAGGCCACGCCGGAAGACCAGGCCATCCAGCTCGACGCGGTCGAAGTGCTGATGCAACTCGGCCGCAACGACGAAGCCAAACAATTGCTGGGTGGCGAATACGCCCAGGAAGCCGAGCGTGCCAATGCCCTGCGCGCCCGCCTGGCGCTCAGCGAAGGTGCCGCCGATACCGCCGAAATCGAAGCCAAACTCGCCACCAACCCGGATGACCATGCCGCCCGCCTCGACCTGGCGCGCGCCTATGCCGCCCAGGGCCGCTACCGCGAAGCGATGGAAACGATTCTGGAAGTCATCGTCCGTGATCGCTTCTTCGACGAAGGCGCACCGCGCAAGGCCATGCTGCAACTGTTCGAAGCCCTCGGCGGCAGCGAGCAGTACGACGATCTGGTGCGCGAGTTCCGGCGCAAGATGTCGGCCGCACTCAATTAAGCGACACTCAGGACGACAGGCGTGCGGCTGTTCTACACCGACGTCTTCGTCCTGCCGCTGCCGCCCGGGCATCGCTTCCCGATGGAGAAGTATTCCCGGCTGCGGGAGGCCCTGCTCGCCAGCGGCGAATTCTCCGTAAACGACTTTCACCTGCCGCCGCCGGCCAGCGACGCAGAACTGGCGCGCGCCCACACGCCCGACTACATCGCCGCCGTCGCCAGCGGTCGACTCGATGAAAAGGCACAAAAAGCCATCGGCTTCCCGTGGAGTCCGGGCATGGTCGAACGCTCGCGCCGTTCGGCCGGAGCGACACTGAGCGCCTGCCGCGCCGCGCTGGAAGATGGCGTCGCCGCCAATCTGGCGGGCGGCACACACCATGCCTTTGCCGATCATGGCGAAGGCTTCTGTGTCTTCAACGATGCTGCCGTCGCCGCCCGCGCCATGCAGGCCGAAGGGCGAGCCGAGCGCATCCTGATCGTCGATTGCGACGTGCACCAGGGCAACGGCACGGCCAGCATCCTGGCCGGCGACGAGCGCATCTTCACCTTCTCCATCCACGGCGCGCGCAACTATCCATTCACCAAGGAACAGAGCGACCTCGACATCGAACTGCCCGATGGCTGCACCGACACCGCCTACCTGTTGCAACTCGAAGCCGGCCTGGAAACCGCCTTCGATCTCGCCCGTCCCGATCTGGTCATCTACCTGGCCGGCGCCGATCCTTACCACGACGACCGCCTCGGCCGGCTCGGCCTGAGTTTTGCCGGCCTCGCCGAGCGCGACCGGCGGGTTTTCGCGCATTGTCGCAGCCGCCATCTGCCGCTCGCCATCGCCATGGCCGGCGGCTATGCGCGGCAGATCGACGACACCGTCCGCATTCACGCCACGACGCTGCAACTTGCCCGGGCAAACCGGCGCTAAACCCTTCTCTGTTCTTGCTCACGGCCGATCTCCGGGTGACAATGCAGAATCTGTCTGAATCCTGAAATAGCAGTCCCTGTTTCGGCTTCGGGCAGCACGAGGAGAAGCATGAAAACATCGTTTCGAATGTTTGAATGGCGTTCATTGCGCACACGCATCACGGCAGGTGTCCTGCTGCTCAGCCTGACCATGCTCTGGGGAACCGTGCTCAGTCTGAGTCACACCCTGCGCGCAGACATGGAAGCTGCCATTTCCGCACAGCAGTTTTCCACCGTTTCGCTGATCGCCGGCGAACTCGATCGCTCGATCCGGGAACGCCTCAGCGTCGTCGAATCGATCTCCGGCAAGCTGTCGGCCGAGATGATGCGTAACCCGGACCGGATCCAGGCTTATCTGGAGCAGCGCGACATTCCGGAAAGCACCCTCAACTGGGGCATTCTCGTCGTTGATAGCAAGGGCATGGCAATCGCCAGCACGCCGGAAAGACTGCAGCGCCGAGGCGTCGATTTCAGCACCTACCCGGTCGTCAAACAGGTCTTGCTGGACGGCAAGAGCCACATCACCGACCCCTTGCTCAGCCAGCACAGCAAGCAGCCAGTAGTCGCCATCCAGGTGCCGATTCTGGCTGCGGACCGGCAGGTACTGGGGGTTGTAATCGGCGTGATCAACCTTGCCGAATCGAATTTTCTCGACGAAGTCAGCACCTCGAAATATGGGCGCACCGGGAGCTTTTTCGTCACCGCACCGGAAAGCCGTACCTATGTCGCCTCCTCTGACAAGCGCCGCCTGATGAAGCTTGGTCCGCCGCCCGGCGTCAATCCGGTTTACGACCGTTATATCAACGGCTATGAAGGTTCCGGCGTCGCACTCAGCTCGCGTGGCGTCGTCGAACTTTCGTCGAGCAAGCGCATTCCGACGACCGGCTGGCTGATGCAGTCGGTGCTGCCGACCGACGAAGCCTTCGAGCCGATCCGACTGATGCAGCAACACCTGCTGATCATCTCGGCGGTCCTCTCGGTTCTCGCCACGCTGCTCGCCTGGTGGTGGCTGCGCCGCCAACTTTCGCCGCTCACCGAAGCCTCCGGCCTGCTCAACCAGATGAGTGCCGGAACCCTGCCACGGCAAGCCCTGCCGGTCAGGAAAATGGACGAAATCGGCACCTTGGCCGCTGCCTTCAACCAGTTGCAGGAAGTCATCGTCAGCGACGAGGCGAAAGCGGCCGAACATGCCGCCAACACCCGCCTGCGCCGCATCGTTTCGGCGCTGCCCGGCGTTGTCTTCCAGTACCGGTTGCTGCCCGACGGGCATGGTCACTTTCCCTTTGTCAGCGACGCGGTCACCGACATTTATGGCGTCACGCCGGAAGAGCTTGAAAGGAGCGGTGACCCGATTCGCAAACTGATGCACCCGGATGACGCGAAAGCCTTCTTTACCTCGCTTTACGCCTCGGCCGAGAGTCGCAGCCCCTGGCGTATCGAGTACCGCATCATCACCGCTGCCGGCCAGCTGAAGTGGTTGCTGGTCGACGCCATTCCGCAAGCCGAAAGCGCCGACACCGTCATCTGGTTCGGTTTCATTGCCGACATCACGCGAACCAAGGCCATGGAGGCCGAGTTGCGCCTTGCCCTGGAAGAGCATCAGCGCAAGGATATCGAGATCGAGCGCTATCGCGACCACCTCGAACAACTGGTCAGCGAGCGGACTGCCGATCTTGAACAGGCGCGCGCAGAGGCGGTCAGGCTGGCCCGGATCAAGAGCGACTTTCTCGCCAACATGAGCCACGAGATCCGCACGCCGCTGAACGGGGTACTCGGCATGGCACATATCGGGGTTCGCTCCACCGAGGAAAACACGCGCGCCAACGAAGCCTTCCGCAAGATCGTCAGCTCCGGCACCCTGCTCCTCGGCATCATCAACGACATTCTCGATCTCTCGAAAATGGAAGCGGGGATGCTCAAGATCGAGACGACCGAGATCGAACTGGCGCCGATTCTTGCCGAAACCATCGAGCTCATGCAGGAACGGGCCGGCATCAAGGGCATTGCCCTAGGTCTCAAAACCCGGAATCTCCCGGCCAGCCTGCGCAGTGACCCCTTGCGCCTGCGCCAGATCCTGCTCAACCTGCTCTCCAATGCCATCAAATTCACCGAAGCCGGCAAGGTCGATCTGGAAGTCGGACTGGATGAAGGGGAATTGCTGATTCAGGTCACCGACACCGGTATCGGCATCACCGACAGCCAGATCGGCAAGATCTTCCACCCCTTCGAACAGGGCGACAACTCGACGACCCGCAAGTTTGGCGGCACCGGACTCGGGCTGGCGATCACCGAGCGTATCGTCCGGTTGATGGGCGGACAGATCAGCGTCCATAGTGTCCCGGATCAGGGCAGTGTCTTTTCCGTGCGCCTGCCCTACCACCCGGGACAGACGCCCGATCTGCCTGTTGCAGCCGTCTCTTCCGTCCAGCCAGCCGACCCGACCCGCCCGCTGGCCGGCCTGAACATCCTGGTCGCCGAAGACAACGAGATCAACCAGGAAATCATGCGCGACAACCTGAGCGAAGACGGCGCCAACGTGACCCTGGTCGATAACGGGCAACTGGCGGTTGACGCCATCCGCAACCAGCCGACCGGCAGCTTCGACTGCATCCTGATGGACGTCCAGATGCCGGTCCTCAGCGGCCTGGATGCAGCCCGCCAGATCAAGGCCATTGCGCCGCAACTGCCGATCATCGGCCAGACCGCGCATGCCCTCACCCAGGACCGGGAAGACTGCCTGGCGGCGGGCATGGATGATTACATCGCCAAGCCGATCGATCCGCAAAAACTCAATGCGCTGATCCTCAAACACCTGCCCGGCAAACACTGAGTACCCGCCATGTCACGCAACGCACTCTATTTTTCCCGCAGCCTTCGCCAGATCGAAGCCCGCCACGCCGATGAAAACCTGATGCAGCGCGCCGGTCTGGCGGCGGCCGGCTGGGCAACCGAACTGGCCGGCCAGCACAACCAGCCGGTGCTGGTGCTCGCCGGGCCGGGCAACAACGGCGGCGACGCCTTTGTCGCGGCCCGCCTGCTGCGCCAGCGCTTCTTTGCGGTCAGCGTCGTCTTTGCCGGCGATGCGAAAAATCTGCCGGCCGATGCACGCAATGCCTGGCAGGACTTCGTCGCCGATGGCGGGACGACACTTACCGGCATTCCGGAAGACACCGCCTGGTCACTGATCATCGACGGCCTGTTCGGCATCGGTCTCGGGCGCGCCCCGGATGGGCAATACGCCGAGTGGATCGTGACGGCCAACCGCCAGGCGCAGCGCGACCGCTGCCCTGTGCTCGCCCTCGACTGCCCGTCCGGCCTCAATGCCGATACCGGGCAAATCCTTGGCACGGCGATCCGGGCGACGCATACCTTGAGCTTCATTTCGGCCAAACCCGGCCTGTTGACCGGTGACGGCCCGGAATACTGCGGCGAGCTGCGCATCGCCAATCTCGACCTCGATCCGGCCAACGAGTTGCGGCCAGACGGTCGACTGCTCGAATTGGCCGATTTTGCCGCGCACCTGCAGCCGCGCCACCTGAACAGCCACAAGGGCAGTTACGGCAGCGCCGGCATCCTCGGCGGCGCGCACTCGATGGTCGGTGCCGCCTTCCTGGCCGGCCGCGCCGCCCTCAAGCTCGGCGCCGGCCGCGTCTATGTCGGCCTGCTCGACCCGCAGCCGCCCAGCTTCGATCCCTTGCAACCGGAGCTGATGCTGCGCCGCCCGCAATCGCTGCTCCAGGGCGAACTCGACGTGCTCGCCTGCGGACCCGGCCTGGGCAATTCTCTGGAAGCCTCGGAACTGCTCGAACGCGCGATCACCTTCGACCAGCCGCTGGTGCTCGATGCCGATGCGCTCAACCTGGTCGCCAGCGAAGGCAACCTGCAGGTCGCGCTGGCCAGCCGCAGCCAGCCGGCGATCCTCACGCCGCACCCGGCCGAAGCCGCCCGCCTGCTCGAATGCGAGATCGCCGACGTCCAGGCCGACCGACTTGCCGCGGCGCACGAAATCGCCGAACGCTATCACTGCCATGTCGCGCTCAAGGGCTGCGGCACCGTGATCGCAACGGTCGACGGGCGCTGCTGGATCAATTCCACGGGCAATCCCGGCATGGCCACGGCCGGCATGGGCGACGTGCTGACCGGCCTGATCGCCGCCCTGCTCGCCCAGGGCTGGCCGGCGGAAGAGGCTTTACTGGCCGGCGTTCACCTGCACGGTGCCGCGGCCGACCGGCTGGTCGCCAACGGCGTCGGTCCGGTCGGGCTGACCGCAGGCGAAGTCATCGAGGCCGCCCGCAGCCTGTTCAACCAGTGGATCGCTCAGCGCACCGCCGGATAGGGATAAAGCACGTTGAGCGCAGCGCTCTGGCCATTCGGCTGGACGATGCGTACATGCTCGCGGCGCAGTTGCCGCGCATGCTTGAGGCCGCAGGCGTGCGCGATCATTTCGACTTCCTTGTTCATGTTGCGCGTGTAGGCGGCCACGCGTTCCGCCTTGTCCTCGACGACCAGGCCGCGCTGCAGACGCGGGTCGTGCGTCGTGATGCCGGTCGGACAGCTGTTCTGGTGGCAGCGTAGCGCCTGGATGCAACCGAGCGAGAACATGTAGCCGCGCGCCGTGTTGATCAGGTCGGCACCGCAAGCCAGCGCCCAGGCGACCTTGGCCGGGGTCAGCAACTTGCCCGAGGCGATCACCTTGATGCGCTCGCGCAGGCCGCTCTCGATCAGCGCATCGACGACGCGCGGCAGCGCCTCGTTGATCGACAGCGACATGTGGTCGGCCAGCGCCTGCGGCGCCGCGCCGGAGCCGCCTTCACCGCCGTCGATGGTGAGAAAGTCCGGGGCACATTCGAGGCCGCGCCGATTGACCGCCTCGACCAGCTCGTGCATGAACTGCCAGCCGCCGATCGCCGTCTTGACGCCGACCGGCTTGCCGGTAATCGTGCGCACGCGCACCACCATGTCGAGCAGTTCGTCCATGTTGCCGGTCTCGGCATGCCGGTTCGGCGACAGCGAATCCTGGCCGAACGGGATGCCACGGATCTGCGCGATTTCCTCGGTCACCTTGGCGGCCGGCAGCACGCCGCCCTTGCCCGGCTTGGCACCCTGCGACAGCTTGATCTCGAAGGCGCGGACCTTCTCGTGTGCGGCCATCTGGCGCAGCTTGTCCGGATCGAGCTTGCCCGCGGCATCGCGCACCCCGTACTTGGCAGTGCCGATCTGGTAAATCACGTCGCAGCCACCTTCGAGGTGATAAGGACTCAAGCCGCCCTCGCCGGTATCCATGTAGCAGCCGGCCTGCGCCGCGCCGCGCGACAGGGCCTGCACGGCCGGTTTTGAGATGGCGCCGTAACTCATGCCGCTGACGTTGATCAGCGAGCGGGCGGCAAACGGCTGCTCGCACCAGCCTTCGCCGATGATCACCGGCGGCGTCGCCTGATGCTCGCTTTCCAGCACCGGGAAGGAGGCATTGACGAAAATCAGCGCGCCAGACTGATTGAGATCGTAAGTCGAACCGAAACCGAGGATGCCGCCCTCGTTCTTGGCCAGGCGATAGACCCAGGCGCGCGTCGCGCGGTTGAAGGGCATTTCCTCGCGGTCGCCGAGAAAGAAATACTGCCGGAAATACTCGCCGAGATGCTCGAAGAAGAAGCGCAGATGACCGATCACCGGGAAATTGCGCAGCACCGTATGGCGCTTCTGCGTGATGTCGCGGATGTACCAGTAAAAGAACAGCAAGGCGACAACCAGTGCCACCAGCACCCCGAGACTGACATGAAACACGCCGACGACTTCGGACATCAAACCCCTCCGGAAGGTACAATTCGGCCCCCAGCATGCCGATTTGCCCAGCCCATGTCCATCGAATTCGACTTCCCCCTCGCTTCCGAAATCACCCGTAACGTCGCCGCTGCGCTCGTCGAAGACATCGGTGCCGGCGACCTCACCGCCGGTCTCGTACCGGGGGAGCGCAGCGTGCGCGCCACCGTCATTTCACGCGAAGACGGCGTGCTCTGTGGTCGCGACTGGTTCGACCGCTGCGTGCTGGAACTCGATCCGCAGGCCGAAATCACCTGGCAGGCCGCCGACGGCGAGCGCATCGTCGCCAACCAGTTGCTGTGCGAAATCCGCGCCAACGCCCGCGCCCTGCTCTCGGCCGAGCGCAGCGCCCTGAATTTCCTGCAACTGCTCTCGGCCGTAGCCAGCAAGGCGCGCATCTACGCCGACGCCATCGCCGGCACCAAAGCGCAGGTCGTCGATACGCGCAAGACCCTGCCCGGTCTGCGCATTGCCCAGAAATACGCGGTGCGCGCCGGCGGTGGCGGCAACCACCGGCTGGCACTGTGGGACGCGATCCTGATCAAGGAAAACCACATCCACGCCGCCGGCGGTATCGCCGAAGCCATGGCGGCGGCCAAAAATGCCGCTGCTGCAGCGGTCGACCGCTGCAAATTCATACAAATCGAAGTCGAGTCACTGGCCGAACTGGAAGCCGCACTGGCTGCGGGCGCAACCATGATCCTGCTCGACAATTTCAGCCTCGACATGCTGCGCGACGCCGTCAAGCTCAACGCCGGGCGTGCCGTGCTCGAATCCTCGGGCAACGTCACGCTGGAAACCATACGCGGCATCGCCGAAACCGGCGTGGACCGCATCTCGGTCGGCGCGCTGACCAAGGACGTCAAGGCGCTCGACCTGTCGATGCGCTTCATCGACCTGCTCGAAGCCTGAACAAGGCCGGTCTCAGACCGGCTTGCGCGCCACCAGGTCGATCAGCGCCGATTTGCCGGCGTGTGCCGTGCCTTCGGCAATCTCGTCGATATGCTCGCGCAGGACGAGGATTTCCCAGCCGGCGAACAACTCGCGCAGCATCGTTTCCGTATAGAGATTCTCGACGGTAGACGGGCCGCCCGTGCGATATTCCAGTTGCTGCGGCGTGTAGCCGTGCAGGAAGAGCAGGCCGCCGGGCTTCGTCGCCTGCTGCATGCCGCCGATCTGGCGCGGCCGTTCGGCCGGCGTCGCG
The DNA window shown above is from Quatrionicoccus australiensis and carries:
- a CDS encoding FMN-binding glutamate synthase family protein gives rise to the protein MSEVVGVFHVSLGVLVALVVALLFFYWYIRDITQKRHTVLRNFPVIGHLRFFFEHLGEYFRQYFFLGDREEMPFNRATRAWVYRLAKNEGGILGFGSTYDLNQSGALIFVNASFPVLESEHQATPPVIIGEGWCEQPFAARSLINVSGMSYGAISKPAVQALSRGAAQAGCYMDTGEGGLSPYHLEGGCDVIYQIGTAKYGVRDAAGKLDPDKLRQMAAHEKVRAFEIKLSQGAKPGKGGVLPAAKVTEEIAQIRGIPFGQDSLSPNRHAETGNMDELLDMVVRVRTITGKPVGVKTAIGGWQFMHELVEAVNRRGLECAPDFLTIDGGEGGSGAAPQALADHMSLSINEALPRVVDALIESGLRERIKVIASGKLLTPAKVAWALACGADLINTARGYMFSLGCIQALRCHQNSCPTGITTHDPRLQRGLVVEDKAERVAAYTRNMNKEVEMIAHACGLKHARQLRREHVRIVQPNGQSAALNVLYPYPAVR
- the nadC gene encoding carboxylating nicotinate-nucleotide diphosphorylase, which translates into the protein MSIEFDFPLASEITRNVAAALVEDIGAGDLTAGLVPGERSVRATVISREDGVLCGRDWFDRCVLELDPQAEITWQAADGERIVANQLLCEIRANARALLSAERSALNFLQLLSAVASKARIYADAIAGTKAQVVDTRKTLPGLRIAQKYAVRAGGGGNHRLALWDAILIKENHIHAAGGIAEAMAAAKNAAAAAVDRCKFIQIEVESLAELEAALAAGATMILLDNFSLDMLRDAVKLNAGRAVLESSGNVTLETIRGIAETGVDRISVGALTKDVKALDLSMRFIDLLEA